One part of the Acetoanaerobium sticklandii genome encodes these proteins:
- a CDS encoding chromate transporter, protein MFKFFLTFFKVGLFTFGGGYAMVPIMETELVKKGQLLSSEEFVDYISVAQSFPGPIAVNLSVLMGYRIHGLIGAILSLLGTVLPSFIIILFISLFYSKTRNSKILDGFFSGIIPVVPALLGFSFINIFQKSNKKASSIALIAMTFLAVAFFDVNPLFIILGGVLLGICKYYCHSS, encoded by the coding sequence GTGTTTAAATTTTTTCTGACATTTTTCAAGGTTGGTCTCTTTACCTTTGGTGGCGGTTATGCCATGGTTCCCATTATGGAAACTGAGCTAGTTAAAAAAGGGCAACTACTTTCTTCAGAAGAATTCGTAGATTATATTTCTGTAGCTCAAAGCTTTCCCGGTCCTATTGCTGTCAATTTGTCTGTACTTATGGGCTATAGAATCCATGGCCTTATAGGGGCTATTCTTTCATTACTTGGAACTGTTCTGCCTTCGTTTATAATAATTTTATTTATTTCTTTGTTTTACTCTAAAACTAGAAATTCCAAAATATTAGACGGATTTTTTTCAGGTATTATACCAGTGGTTCCTGCACTACTTGGATTTTCATTTATAAACATTTTTCAAAAAAGCAACAAAAAAGCTTCATCAATTGCTCTTATTGCTATGACTTTTTTAGCTGTAGCTTTTTTTGATGTAAATCCACTATTTATAATCTTAGGGGGGGTGCTTTTAGGTATATGCAAATATTACTGTCACTCTTCTTAG
- the lon gene encoding endopeptidase La — protein MAKNYKMKTVDMPIIPLRGISIFPYMVLHFDVGREKSIIALEEAMVNEQLVFLTTQKDPEIDIPTEDDFYNIGTICKIKQMLKLPGNTIRVLVEGISRAKIKELYQIEPYFRAKIQEAIYSEELREEKDIDATMRLVLDTFEEYVNIGNKVSGEVLITLADIDEPSRFADTVAANIILKPAQKQNILEIFDPKLRLEEIYRILLEEIEVLEIEKTINIRVKKQVNKIQKEYYLREQLKAIQRELGEDEEVSDELDEYKEKLKKLKVSKEIKEKIEKEIARLSRMSPSSAEGGVIRSYLDNFFALPWDKESKDKLDIKLAESILDEDHFGLEKVKERIIEYLAVRQLSKSMKGPILCLVGPPGVGKTSIAKSVARSLNRKFVRVSLGGVRDEAEIRGHRRTYVGAIPGRIINAIKEVKVKNPVFLFDEIDKMASDFRGDPASAMLEVLDPEQNKDFTDHYMEIPFDLSKVLFITTANSLSTVPRPLLDRMEVIEISGYTEEEKLKIARIYLLPKQLKEHGLSEDFLKISDENLKLVISKYTRESGVRNLERKIGQLCRKAAKSKVENPKLESVTITKQNMEKYLGKPIFRYQTVSEKPEIGSVTGLAWTPVGGDTLTIEVTTMQGSGKLELTGQLGNVMKESAKAGMSYVRSIADRYGIEPEFYKEKDIHVHIPEGAIPKDGPSAGVTMATALLSALSKIPVSGELAMTGEVTLRGKVLPVGGIKEKVLAAHRAGIKKVLLPLDNKRDIDDIPQNIRKQLEFVLVSNMDEVLEHALIMDKSEKKQQVKKDEK, from the coding sequence ATGGCAAAAAATTATAAAATGAAAACAGTAGACATGCCAATTATTCCCTTAAGAGGAATATCTATATTCCCATACATGGTACTGCACTTTGATGTGGGAAGAGAAAAATCTATAATAGCTCTTGAAGAGGCTATGGTAAATGAACAGCTAGTATTTTTAACAACTCAAAAGGATCCAGAAATAGATATCCCGACTGAGGATGATTTTTATAACATAGGAACTATTTGTAAAATCAAGCAAATGCTAAAACTTCCTGGAAACACCATAAGAGTATTGGTAGAGGGTATATCAAGAGCGAAAATAAAAGAGCTCTATCAGATTGAACCATATTTTAGAGCAAAAATCCAAGAAGCTATTTATTCTGAGGAGCTTAGAGAAGAAAAAGATATAGATGCAACTATGAGATTGGTGCTAGATACTTTTGAAGAGTATGTAAATATAGGAAACAAAGTATCTGGAGAGGTATTAATAACCTTGGCTGACATAGATGAGCCTAGCAGATTTGCTGATACTGTAGCTGCAAATATCATATTAAAGCCAGCTCAAAAGCAAAATATTTTAGAAATTTTTGATCCAAAGCTTAGACTGGAAGAAATCTATAGAATATTGCTTGAGGAAATTGAAGTATTAGAAATTGAGAAAACTATAAATATAAGAGTGAAAAAGCAAGTTAATAAAATTCAAAAGGAATACTACCTTCGTGAACAGCTTAAAGCTATTCAAAGAGAATTAGGTGAAGACGAAGAGGTTTCTGATGAGCTAGATGAATACAAAGAAAAATTGAAAAAGCTAAAGGTATCAAAGGAAATAAAAGAAAAGATAGAAAAGGAAATAGCAAGACTATCAAGAATGTCGCCATCATCAGCAGAAGGTGGAGTAATAAGGTCATATCTTGATAATTTCTTTGCTCTTCCATGGGATAAGGAAAGCAAGGATAAGCTTGATATCAAGCTTGCTGAAAGCATACTTGACGAAGACCACTTTGGCCTTGAAAAAGTAAAAGAAAGAATAATAGAATATCTAGCAGTAAGACAGCTGTCAAAATCTATGAAAGGACCTATCCTATGCTTAGTAGGGCCTCCTGGAGTAGGAAAGACATCTATAGCAAAATCAGTTGCTAGATCTCTTAACAGAAAGTTTGTTAGGGTTTCTCTTGGTGGAGTTAGAGATGAAGCAGAAATAAGAGGACATAGAAGAACTTATGTGGGAGCAATACCAGGTCGTATTATAAATGCTATAAAAGAAGTAAAGGTTAAAAATCCAGTATTTTTATTTGATGAAATAGATAAAATGGCATCTGATTTTAGAGGAGATCCTGCATCTGCGATGCTAGAGGTTCTAGACCCAGAGCAAAACAAAGATTTTACTGATCACTATATGGAGATACCTTTTGATCTTTCAAAAGTGCTTTTTATAACTACTGCAAACTCTTTATCTACAGTACCTAGACCGCTTTTAGATAGGATGGAAGTAATAGAAATTTCAGGCTATACAGAGGAAGAAAAGCTTAAGATTGCAAGGATTTATTTGCTTCCTAAACAGCTAAAAGAGCATGGACTCTCTGAGGACTTTTTAAAGATATCTGATGAGAATCTAAAGCTAGTAATTTCAAAATATACAAGAGAGTCTGGAGTAAGAAATTTAGAGAGAAAAATTGGGCAGCTTTGCAGAAAAGCGGCAAAGAGCAAGGTAGAAAATCCAAAACTTGAATCAGTGACGATTACCAAGCAAAATATGGAAAAATATCTTGGAAAGCCTATATTTAGATACCAAACTGTATCAGAAAAACCTGAAATAGGAAGCGTGACGGGATTAGCTTGGACACCTGTAGGAGGAGATACTCTTACTATAGAGGTAACTACAATGCAAGGTTCAGGAAAGCTGGAATTAACAGGTCAGCTAGGAAATGTAATGAAGGAATCTGCTAAAGCTGGTATGAGCTATGTTAGATCAATAGCAGATAGATATGGCATAGAGCCGGAGTTTTACAAGGAAAAAGATATACATGTTCATATTCCAGAGGGAGCCATCCCAAAAGACGGCCCATCTGCTGGAGTTACCATGGCTACAGCTCTTTTATCAGCACTAAGCAAGATTCCGGTAAGTGGTGAGCTTGCTATGACTGGAGAGGTAACTTTAAGAGGAAAAGTACTGCCTGTTGGAGGAATAAAAGAGAAAGTACTTGCAGCTCATAGAGCTGGAATAAAAAAAGTACTGCTTCCTCTGGACAACAAAAGAGATATAGATGATATACCTCAAAATATAAGAAAGCAACTAGAATTCGTTCTAGTTTCAAATATGGATGAGGTTCTAGAACATGCGCTTATCATGGATAAAAGCGAAAAAAAACAGCAAGTAAAAAAGGATGAAAAATAA
- the yihA gene encoding ribosome biogenesis GTP-binding protein YihA/YsxC — protein MKLKSIELVISAMSKTQYPHDELPEVAFVGRSNVGKSSAINTLLNRRSLARVSQNPGKTRTINFYKINEEFYFVDLPGYGYAKTAKTERQHWGTVMQEYFENSQDLRHIFLLLDIRHEPKEDDILMYKYAVHYNIPVTIIATKSDKISRGAFQKTFSMMRKKLDYHGEKILPISSLKKTGKDEIWNHIVNIFEQDGYNITVE, from the coding sequence ATGAAATTAAAATCAATTGAACTAGTAATAAGTGCAATGTCTAAAACTCAGTATCCTCATGATGAATTGCCAGAGGTTGCTTTTGTAGGAAGATCCAATGTAGGTAAGTCTTCTGCAATTAATACTCTTCTAAATAGAAGAAGTTTAGCAAGGGTAAGTCAAAATCCTGGAAAAACAAGAACTATTAATTTTTACAAAATCAATGAAGAATTCTACTTTGTTGATTTGCCAGGCTATGGCTACGCAAAAACTGCTAAAACAGAACGTCAACACTGGGGAACTGTAATGCAGGAGTATTTTGAAAACAGTCAGGATTTGAGACATATATTCCTGCTACTTGATATTAGACATGAGCCAAAGGAAGATGATATTTTGATGTACAAATATGCAGTGCATTACAATATCCCAGTAACAATTATTGCAACAAAATCAGATAAGATATCAAGAGGGGCTTTTCAAAAAACTTTTTCTATGATGAGAAAAAAACTGGACTATCATGGAGAGAAGATACTTCCTATATCTTCCCTTAAAAAAACAGGAAAAGATGAAATTTGGAACCATATTGTAAATATTTTTGAGCAAGATGGATATAATATAACTGTAGAATAG
- a CDS encoding DUF881 domain-containing protein, producing the protein MALKSVRCFLIMTMILGILIGIQIKSPYQISSDGSFIMRDTITKINKERIESYTLMKQKKAYEREIEKLEDKTSDENQALMEYKNKADYLKNLMAYTSVEGPGIRIIIDTHDDRNLAYLMEERKLFIILVNELKSEGCEAISINGQRINSMSEITLAGNHININAVAIAPPYEVNAIGNSAKLLNYVNTKSPIIDIMKNGYNLSINFKVENSLILPKLDYIKSPEYIKEVL; encoded by the coding sequence ATGGCTTTGAAATCTGTTAGATGTTTTTTGATTATGACTATGATACTAGGTATCCTCATAGGAATTCAGATAAAAAGTCCTTATCAAATCAGCTCTGATGGTTCGTTTATAATGAGAGACACTATAACTAAAATAAACAAAGAGAGAATTGAAAGCTATACTCTTATGAAGCAAAAGAAAGCCTATGAGAGGGAAATTGAAAAATTGGAAGATAAAACATCCGATGAAAATCAAGCTTTAATGGAATACAAAAACAAAGCGGATTACTTAAAAAATCTTATGGCATATACAAGTGTAGAAGGTCCTGGGATTAGAATAATAATCGATACCCATGATGATAGAAATTTAGCATATCTTATGGAAGAAAGAAAGCTATTTATTATTTTAGTCAATGAGCTAAAAAGCGAAGGCTGTGAAGCTATAAGTATAAACGGGCAGAGAATAAATTCTATGTCTGAAATAACTCTAGCTGGTAATCATATTAACATCAACGCTGTAGCAATAGCTCCGCCATATGAGGTAAATGCAATTGGAAACAGTGCGAAGCTGCTAAATTATGTAAATACCAAAAGCCCTATAATAGATATAATGAAAAATGGATATAATCTATCAATTAATTTTAAAGTTGAAAATAGTTTGATACTCCCAAAGCTGGACTATATTAAAAGTCCAGAGTATATAAAAGAAGTCTTATAA
- a CDS encoding MGDG synthase family glycosyltransferase produces the protein MKEINVLILTVTAGYGHISVSNALKDYLENQKIDSKKIKVDIFDILGDVNPLINKVFTEYYLKAIKYIPNVYSFLYKKEAEKALENPRKFKRSSKKLKQKIQEEEITVTDIFNKVIIKKKLMSILKKQKPNFIICTHPFIGELLELTEIYEYVKSEEGLNACILTVVTDYVVHPSWLNDASDFFIFASDRLKYFLNEVKPELLEKDEHDNVKAKFFGIPIKDSFNNTYDKIELRKNHVFLKENHDFLTDDYALGDKFTYLIMGGGYGIGNIKDYVKLLIEHENNSSINLHSSSRHNELSNILVVCGNNQELYEEILYLKKEKDYNNQIMVLGFVKNIDEIMKMSDVIITKPGGISITEAMACRLPIVIREYLPGQEERNTEFLLNNNLGIYTAEDSSFLAYLSQLKYDEDYRNQIIDNQKKIYEANDSYDENEVEDYSIDNNLSINTKSALYKIYNLMSEECFKRRDNELYKY, from the coding sequence TTGAAAGAAATAAATGTGCTTATTTTGACAGTAACAGCTGGATATGGACATATAAGTGTTTCAAATGCCCTAAAAGATTATCTGGAGAATCAAAAAATAGATTCAAAAAAAATTAAAGTGGATATTTTCGATATTTTAGGAGATGTAAATCCTTTGATTAATAAGGTTTTTACTGAGTATTACCTAAAAGCGATTAAGTATATACCAAATGTCTACTCGTTCTTATATAAAAAGGAAGCAGAAAAAGCTTTAGAGAATCCTAGAAAATTTAAAAGAAGCTCTAAAAAATTAAAGCAGAAGATTCAAGAAGAGGAAATCACAGTTACAGATATTTTTAATAAAGTAATAATCAAAAAAAAGCTTATGTCTATATTAAAAAAGCAAAAGCCTAACTTTATAATTTGTACCCACCCATTTATTGGTGAATTACTTGAGCTTACAGAAATATACGAGTATGTAAAATCAGAAGAAGGATTAAATGCATGTATACTAACTGTAGTAACTGATTACGTAGTTCATCCATCGTGGCTTAATGATGCAAGTGATTTTTTTATTTTTGCATCAGATAGACTTAAATACTTTCTTAATGAAGTAAAACCTGAATTACTTGAAAAAGATGAACATGACAATGTGAAAGCTAAATTTTTTGGTATTCCGATTAAAGATTCATTTAATAACACATATGACAAAATAGAATTAAGAAAAAACCATGTGTTTCTTAAAGAAAACCATGATTTTTTAACAGATGACTATGCCCTAGGAGATAAATTCACATACTTGATTATGGGTGGAGGATACGGAATAGGAAATATAAAGGACTATGTAAAGCTTCTTATTGAGCATGAAAATAATAGCTCTATTAACCTTCATAGTTCTTCTAGACATAATGAGCTGTCAAACATTTTAGTCGTTTGTGGAAACAATCAAGAGCTTTATGAAGAAATACTATATTTAAAGAAAGAAAAAGACTATAATAACCAAATCATGGTGCTCGGGTTTGTTAAAAACATAGATGAAATAATGAAAATGAGTGATGTTATTATAACAAAGCCTGGTGGCATTAGTATAACAGAGGCTATGGCATGTAGGCTTCCTATTGTGATAAGAGAGTACTTACCTGGGCAAGAAGAAAGAAACACTGAGTTTCTTTTAAACAATAATTTAGGAATATATACAGCTGAAGACAGTAGCTTTTTAGCATATCTTTCTCAGCTAAAATACGATGAGGATTATAGAAATCAAATAATTGATAATCAGAAAAAAATATATGAAGCTAATGATTCTTATGATGAAAATGAAGTAGAAGATTATAGTATTGACAATAATCTAAGTATAAATACAAAGAGTGCTTTATATAAGATATATAATCTTATGAGTGAGGAATGTTTTAAAAGGAGAGATAATGAATTATATAAGTATTGA
- a CDS encoding NAD(P)/FAD-dependent oxidoreductase, whose product MILISNLKIGIEDNMQDLTFKIRKKLKLKDQRMQYKIVRESIDARKKGKIDFVYQVLVEVDNPDKILKSIKDPNVKEYKKPEPTPLKKGHLKKNGRVLVVGSGPAGLFAAYTLAENGYKPILIERGKCIEERSDDVERFWRDGILDPKSNVQFGEGGAGTFSDGKLTTRIKDNRVSDVLEIFHSCGAPEEILYAHKPHIGTDVLRNVVINMRKRIIEMGAEVRFESMLEKIEEKDGHISGAWINSEYIEVSALILAIGHSARETYKMLDDFGVKIIAKPFAVGFRVEHPQQMVNRAQYKEFYNHPRLGAADYQLTYKSDKYERSAYTFCMCPGGLVIGSSSDKDELVVNGMSYHARNLENANSALLVSVSPKDFKAGALSGIEFQKKFEKMAFELGGGKYKAPVQRVEDFLKSEKTKAIGRVRPSYNPGFTMTDLSKVYDKELTNTLKDAILDMDKKLKGFAYPDAILTGVETRSSSPVRVVRDELTFESESIKGLYPSGEGAGYAGGIVSSAVDGIKSAQALIAKYQPQV is encoded by the coding sequence ATGATACTTATTTCCAATTTAAAAATTGGCATAGAAGATAATATGCAAGATTTGACATTTAAAATCAGAAAAAAATTAAAGCTTAAAGACCAGAGAATGCAATATAAAATAGTAAGAGAATCTATAGATGCAAGAAAAAAAGGAAAAATAGATTTTGTTTATCAAGTGCTAGTTGAAGTAGATAATCCAGACAAGATTTTAAAATCAATTAAAGATCCAAATGTAAAAGAATATAAAAAACCTGAACCTACTCCTTTAAAAAAAGGGCATTTGAAAAAAAATGGAAGAGTTTTAGTTGTAGGAAGTGGTCCAGCAGGGTTGTTTGCAGCTTATACTCTTGCTGAAAATGGTTATAAACCCATACTTATTGAAAGAGGTAAATGTATAGAAGAACGTTCAGATGATGTAGAAAGATTCTGGAGAGATGGGATATTAGATCCAAAATCTAATGTTCAGTTTGGAGAAGGTGGAGCTGGAACGTTTTCTGATGGAAAGCTCACAACTAGGATAAAAGACAATAGAGTTTCAGATGTCTTGGAAATATTTCATAGCTGTGGTGCGCCTGAAGAAATACTTTATGCTCATAAGCCACATATAGGAACCGATGTGCTTAGGAATGTAGTTATAAATATGAGAAAGCGCATCATAGAAATGGGAGCAGAAGTAAGATTTGAATCTATGCTTGAAAAAATAGAAGAAAAAGATGGTCATATAAGTGGAGCTTGGATAAACTCCGAATATATAGAGGTATCTGCACTAATTTTAGCAATAGGGCACAGTGCTAGAGAAACCTACAAAATGTTAGATGATTTTGGTGTAAAAATCATTGCAAAGCCATTTGCAGTAGGGTTTAGAGTAGAACATCCTCAGCAGATGGTAAATAGAGCTCAGTATAAAGAGTTTTATAATCATCCTCGTTTAGGTGCTGCGGATTATCAGCTCACTTATAAGTCGGATAAGTATGAGCGCTCAGCATATACTTTCTGTATGTGTCCAGGAGGACTTGTTATTGGATCGTCATCAGACAAAGATGAACTTGTTGTGAATGGAATGAGCTATCACGCTAGAAACTTGGAAAATGCAAATAGTGCGCTACTAGTAAGCGTATCTCCAAAAGACTTCAAAGCTGGAGCTCTATCTGGTATTGAGTTTCAAAAGAAATTTGAAAAAATGGCTTTCGAGCTTGGTGGAGGAAAATATAAAGCACCAGTTCAAAGAGTAGAAGATTTCCTAAAGAGTGAAAAAACAAAAGCTATAGGAAGAGTCAGACCTTCGTATAATCCAGGATTTACAATGACAGATTTATCGAAAGTTTATGATAAAGAGCTTACAAATACACTTAAAGATGCAATATTAGATATGGACAAAAAGCTAAAGGGCTTTGCTTATCCAGATGCGATATTGACTGGAGTAGAAACTAGATCCTCATCTCCAGTCAGAGTAGTAAGAGATGAACTCACATTTGAATCTGAATCTATAAAAGGACTCTATCCTTCAGGAGAAGGAGCAGGCTATGCTGGAGGAATAGTATCGTCAGCTGTAGATGGTATAAAATCAGCTCAGGCACTTATAGCAAAGTACCAGCCTCAAGTGTAG
- a CDS encoding Na/Pi cotransporter family protein, with product MYIGIVLGLIAGLGLFLYGMNLMGNGLQKAAGERLKKIIELLTSNRFIAVLVGIFVTGVIQSSSATTVMVVGFVNAGIMQLSQAIGVIMGANVGTTVTAQLVSFDLEAIAPVAVGFGVIIHMVTKSEKLKSYAEILIGFGILFVGMTYMKDAMSPLREVQAFKDMLVNFGHNPILGILMGFTLTLLVQSSSASIGILLALASQGMLPLESALPILYGDNIGTCTTALLSSIGASKNAQRAAVMHLTFNIIGTLIFAFVLNRPIMMIVTSVDPTNIARQIANAHTLFNITNVIIQFPFAGLIVKIAERVIPEKPEELELKTTSFIDLRMLNTPSIALKNTIKECLHMGNKAKYSLENSMIALIDKDRDAAFRTFDTEKEINQLERDILEYLIQLSNAAISGEDRAIVDELFNTINDIERVGDHADNIAELSMYFIEKDLTFSEESIKDINTMYEKVMKTYEMSLQSMREGSSELALKVVKMEEQVDIIERSCRSAHIYRLNNSMCNPEAGIIFLDLLSNLERISDHASNIAKAVIDAKGSISA from the coding sequence ATGTATATTGGTATAGTATTAGGATTAATAGCAGGGTTAGGTTTATTCTTATATGGAATGAACTTAATGGGAAATGGCTTACAAAAAGCAGCTGGAGAGAGACTAAAAAAGATAATAGAGCTTCTTACGAGCAATAGATTTATAGCAGTTTTAGTAGGGATATTCGTAACAGGAGTAATTCAAAGCTCAAGTGCGACTACAGTTATGGTTGTAGGCTTTGTAAATGCTGGTATTATGCAGCTTAGTCAAGCCATAGGTGTAATCATGGGTGCCAACGTAGGTACTACTGTAACGGCTCAGCTAGTGTCATTTGACTTAGAAGCAATTGCGCCAGTAGCTGTTGGTTTTGGTGTAATTATACATATGGTTACTAAGAGCGAAAAATTAAAAAGCTATGCTGAAATTTTAATCGGATTTGGTATACTTTTTGTAGGGATGACTTATATGAAAGATGCTATGTCTCCGCTTCGTGAAGTACAAGCATTTAAAGATATGCTAGTCAATTTTGGGCATAACCCTATATTAGGAATATTAATGGGATTTACATTGACTTTATTAGTTCAGAGTTCGAGTGCATCTATCGGTATACTTTTAGCTCTAGCATCTCAAGGAATGTTGCCTCTAGAATCAGCTCTTCCGATTCTATATGGAGACAATATCGGAACATGTACTACGGCATTATTATCTAGTATAGGTGCTAGCAAAAACGCTCAAAGGGCTGCCGTAATGCATCTTACCTTTAACATTATAGGAACATTGATATTTGCATTTGTATTAAATAGACCGATTATGATGATTGTTACTTCAGTTGATCCTACTAACATAGCTAGACAAATTGCAAATGCTCATACATTATTTAACATAACTAACGTGATTATTCAGTTCCCATTTGCTGGTTTAATTGTTAAAATAGCAGAGAGAGTTATTCCAGAAAAACCTGAGGAACTTGAACTTAAAACAACTAGCTTCATTGACTTACGTATGCTTAACACTCCATCTATAGCATTAAAAAATACTATAAAAGAATGTCTTCATATGGGTAATAAAGCTAAATATTCTTTAGAAAATTCTATGATAGCTCTTATTGATAAAGATAGAGATGCAGCATTTAGAACTTTTGATACAGAAAAAGAAATTAATCAGTTAGAAAGAGATATTCTAGAATACCTGATTCAGCTTTCTAACGCCGCAATTTCTGGTGAAGATAGAGCTATAGTAGATGAGCTTTTCAACACGATTAATGATATTGAAAGAGTTGGAGACCATGCCGATAATATAGCTGAGCTATCTATGTATTTTATTGAAAAGGATTTGACTTTCTCAGAAGAGTCTATTAAAGATATAAATACTATGTATGAAAAAGTAATGAAAACTTATGAAATGTCTCTTCAATCAATGAGAGAAGGAAGCTCAGAGCTTGCACTTAAGGTAGTGAAAATGGAAGAACAAGTTGATATAATTGAGCGTTCATGCAGAAGTGCTCATATATATAGACTTAATAATAGTATGTGCAATCCTGAGGCCGGTATAATATTCTTAGACTTATTAAGCAATCTTGAGAGAATATCAGATCATGCTTCTAATATAGCCAAAGCGGTTATAGATGCAAAAGGAAGTATTTCTGCATAA